A segment of the Staphylococcus ratti genome:
ACTTAGCTGTACTTGTAGCAGAAAAAAACGACATGCTTGTAGGTTATTTGACAATTGTTTCTAAAAATCTCCATCGTATCGAACATAAGGCACGAATTTCTATGGGGGTATTAAATCAAGAGCAAGGATTTGGCATTGGCCAGAAACTCTTAGATGCATGCAAAAATTGGTGTAAAACACATCAAATGACACGTATTGAACTTACAGTAGTCACAGAAAATAAAAGTGCAATTCGACTTTATGAGCGTGCCGGCTTCAAAATTGAAGGCGAAATGCGTCACACCCTTAAAATTGATGGCCAATACTTCAATGAATACATGATGGCATTCATCATAAACTAATACCACTTTATTTTATCATTCTCATTGTAAAATACCTAAGATAACTATGGTGTGCCTCTACACATCTTTTATAGCAGATTAAGACATGCCCCTATACTACTTAAAAATGATGCGACGTAAGTCCATGAAATCACATCGATTTCTGTCCACGCCGCATCATGCTTTATATTATAACGTTTCTTCGTAGGGATTGAGATTAATTTCTGTTTGGGATGCTTCATCAATATCCGACTTTAAATTTTTTTGCGATGTGTTTCGGCTTAAAAAACTTAAAATACGTCGAATGTTTTCTTTAGATTCTGGCTTTTCTAAATGAAACTGATACTGATGTTTTAAATGATGTGTACCATCATAAAACAACGCATCTACTGGGACATCATGTTGTTTTAACGCATGTAAAAATGACTCATTTTGTGTTTCAAAAGGATCTGCGTCGCCAACAGATAAGTAAGTCGATGGGAAACGTTTTGTAATTTGGCGCTCTGTTGACATTTGATTGATTGTTTTCAAATGGCTTTC
Coding sequences within it:
- a CDS encoding GNAT family N-acetyltransferase, with product MSLEIREISINDVESFTTLMQKIFDESDYMLYDPGEYVPSLEYAISHLEEIITSPHLAVLVAEKNDMLVGYLTIVSKNLHRIEHKARISMGVLNQEQGFGIGQKLLDACKNWCKTHQMTRIELTVVTENKSAIRLYERAGFKIEGEMRHTLKIDGQYFNEYMMAFIIN